A stretch of Oncorhynchus gorbuscha isolate QuinsamMale2020 ecotype Even-year linkage group LG24, OgorEven_v1.0, whole genome shotgun sequence DNA encodes these proteins:
- the LOC124013039 gene encoding palmitoyltransferase ZDHHC5-A-like — protein MPGSSKSGGVGGLPSPPHTASPSRPLRPSRYVPVSAATAFLVGSTTLFFCFTCPWLSEQFSVAVPIYNGVIFLFVLANFCMATFMDPGIFPRADEDEDKEDDFRAPLYKTVEIRGIQVRMKWCSTCRFYRPPRCSHCSVCDNCVEDFDHHCPWVNNCIGRRNYRYFFLFLLSLTVHIMGVFGFGLLYVLYHTQQLDRVHSAVTMAVMCVAGLFFIPVAGLTGFHMVLVARGRTTNEQVTGKFRGGVNPFTNGCWKNVSHVLCSSQAPRYLGRKRKPHSVVVQPPFLRPQLTDTQLAAKVLDNGIHGDLHRSKSSLEMMESQSCDAEPPPPPKPELRYPALSRGHQGHHTEESSLLNKAPPTPTMYKYRPTYSSPGKNHTALTHAYANQMSRGDSLKESSSLLQSSQQPGFRSEPSLDGREAPGERGGGGLGGGGDRPGGGGVPGSGGGGIPGYSLGGRSYPSFSDPTVLSSGRGGGASHSSSVRSGSAHNATHVSEATTSTSYKSLANQTPPPRNGSLSYDSLLTPSESPDFESAAPDMSPGHQHTPAPPPILGYSSPYLSAQLSQQRDAELHQPSASSVALLSSPHRAHYLQESHPHSHHSQPPPSSAAPQPPTHTTTITTTTTTTTAATAPDPRFSRPPLLSDSAAPHHYPYRTRSTDTPLAPSTHPPRSPHPPPLGKSLSYSSAAAAEMQYRMVRKASASAGGGGAGGGIHAPKDEIQMKLLSRTNGQPRSSISSSGSTPSSPSHPISMSTRPGQVYPSPGNTQSPAHKPGGGVKKVTGVGGTTYEISV, from the exons aTGCCGGGCAGCAGTAAGAGTGGAGGTGTGGGTGGCCTCCCCTCGCCCCCCCACACCGCCTCCCCGTCCCGGCCACTTCGCCCGTCCCGCTACGTGCCCGTGTCGGCGGCGACAGCCTTCCTGGTGGGGTCCACCACGCTCTTCTTCTGCTTCAC gtGTCCATGGCTGTCGGAGCAGTTCTCGGTTGCCGTGCCGATCTACAACGGTGTCATCTTCCTGTTCGTCCTTGCCAACTTCTGCATGGCCACCTTCATGGACCCGGGCATCTTccccagag CGGATGAGGATGAGGACAAGGAGGATGATTTCCGCGCTCCGCTTTATAAGACTGTGGAGATCCGAGGCATCCAGGTCAGGATGAAATGGTGTTCCACCTGCCGCTTCTACAGACCGCCCCGCTGCTCACACTGCTCTGTGTGTGACAACTGTGTGGAG GACTTTGACCACCACTGCCCGTGGGTGAACAACTGTATCGGCCGGAGGAACTACCGCTACTTCTTCCTGTTCCTGCTGTCCCTGACTGTCCACATCATGGGAGTGTTTGGCTTCGGCCTGCTCTACgtcctctaccacacacagcagCTGGACAGGGTCCACTCTGCCGTCAC TATGGCAGTGATGTGTGTGGCTGGTCTCTTCTTCATCCCGGTGGCTGGTCTCACTGGCTTCCACATGGTACTGGTGGCCCGGGGACGGACCACCAACGaacag GTGACGGGGAAGTTTAGGGGAGGAGTGAACCCTTTCACTAATGGCTGTTGGAAGAACGTTTCTCACGTGCTCTGCAGCTCCCAAGCGCCcag GTAcctggggaggaagaggaagccTCACAGTGTGGTTGTCCAGCCTCCGTTCCTCCGGCCACAGCTCACTGACACCCAGCTGGCCGCCAAGGTCCTCGACAACGGTATCCACGGAGACCTCCACCGG tctaaGAGTAGTCTGGAGATGATGGAGAGTCAGTCGTGCGATGCggagccccctcctcctcccaaacCGGAGCTCAGGTACCCCGCCCTGTCCAGAGGCCACCAGGGACACCACACAGAGG agAGTAGTCTTCTGAACAAAGCCCCGCCCACACCCACCATGTATAAATACAGGCCGACCTATAGCAGTCCAGGAAAGAACCACACTGCCCTTACCCATGCCTACGCCAACCAg aTGAGTCGAGGGGACAGTCTGAAGGAGTCGTCATCTCTGCTCCAGTCCAGCCAGCAGCCTGGCTTCCGCTCTGAACCCAGCCTGGATGGGAGAGAGGccccaggggagagagggggaggaggattgggaggaggtggagacagacctggaggaggggGGGTACCAGGGTCAGGGGGTGGCGGTATCCCCGGTTACTCTCTAGGGGGACGTTCCTACCCCTCCTTTTCAGACCCAACGGTTCTATCCTCCGGTAGAGGGGGAGGTGCTTCCCATTCTTCCAGCGTGCGTTCTGGCTCCGCCCACAACGCGACGCATGTCTCCGAGGCAACGACCTCCACGAGCTACAAGAGCCTGGCCAATCAGACGCCTCCTCCGCGCAACGGCAGCCTATCGTACGACAGCCTGCTCACGCCCTCCGAGAGCCCCGACTTTGAGTCGGCTGCACCCGACATGTCGCCCGGGCACCAGCATACCCCGGCACCACCCCCCATCCTGGGGTACTCCTCCCCCTACTTGTCGGCCCAGCTCAGCCAGCAGAGAGACGCAGAGCTCCACCAGCCCTCCGCCTCCTCCgtagccctcctctcctccccacaccGCGCCCACTATCTCCAGGAATCGCAtccccactcccaccactctcagccccctccctcctccgcgGCCCCCCAGCCCCccacccacaccaccaccatcaccaccaccaccaccaccaccacagcagccACAGCTCCAGACCCCCGCTTCTCCCGGCCCCCGCTCCTGTCCGACTCTGCCGCCCCCCACCACTACCCGTACCGCACCCGGTCCACGGACACCCCCCTGGCCCCCTCCACGCACCCCCCGCGCTCTCCCCACCCCCCGCCGCTGGGGAAGTCTCTGTCGTACTCTTCGGCGGCGGCGGCGGAGATGCAGTACCGGATGGTGCGCAAGGCGTCGGCCTCGGCCGGAGGGGGAGGGGCGGGAGGGGGGATCCATGCACCTAA GGACGAGATTCAGATGAAGTTGCTCAGCCGGACGAACGGGCAGCCCAggtcctccatttcctcctcaggctccaccccttcctccccctctcacccaatCAGCATGTCCACTCGCCCCGGACAGGTCTATCCCAGCCCTGGAAACACCCAGAGCCCCGCCCACAAGCCGGGGGGCGGGGTGAAGAAAGTGACTGGCGTCGGCGGGACCACCTATGAGATTTCAGTCTGA